One window from the genome of Saccopteryx leptura isolate mSacLep1 chromosome 8, mSacLep1_pri_phased_curated, whole genome shotgun sequence encodes:
- the TMEM41A gene encoding transmembrane protein 41A, with amino-acid sequence MRSLLGLLLVFVGCTFALYLLSTRLPRGVTRRSAEETEGRSLWFPSDLAELRELSEVLRDYRKEHQAYVFLLFCSAYLYKQCFAIPGSSLLNVLAGALFGPWLGLLLCCVLTSVGATCCYLLSSMFGKQLVVSYFPEKVTLLQRKVDENRNGLFFFLLFLRLFPMTPNWFLNLSAPILNIPIGQFFFSVLIGLIPYNFICVQTGSILSTLTSLDALFSWETVLKLLAIALVALVPGALIKKLSRKDLHLSATSSSNHLNSRKVT; translated from the exons ATGCGCTCCCTGCTCGGCCTGCTGCTCGTCTTCGTTGGCTGCACCTTCGCCTTGTACTTGCTGTCGACGCGACTGCCCCGCGGAGTGACGCGGCGCTCCGCCGAGGAGACCGAAGGCAG GTCACTGTGGTTCCCCTCTGATCTGGCGGAGTTGCGGGAGCTCTCTGAGGTCCTTCGAGACTACCGGAAGGAGCACCAGGCCTACGTGTTCCTGCTCTTCTGCAGTGCCTACCTCTACAAACAGTGCTTTGCCATCCCTGGCTCCAGCTTACTG AATGTTTTAGCTGGCGCTTTGTTTGGGCCATGGCTGGGGCTTCTGCTGTGCTGTGTGTTGACTTCAGTGGGTGCCACATGCTGCTACCTGCTTTCCAGTATGTTTGGCAAACAACTGGTGGTCTCCTACTTTCCTGAAAAAGTGACCCTACTACAGAGGAAG GTGGATGAGAACAGAAAcggcttgttttttttcttactgtttttgaGACTTTTCCCCATGACACCAAACTGGTTCTTGAACCTCTCGGCCCCGATTCTCAACATCCCTATTGGGCAGTTCTTCTTCTCTGTTCTGATTG GTCTGATCCCCTACAACTTCATCTGTGTGCAGACAGGCTCCATCCTGTCAACCCTTACCTCTCTGGATGCGCTTTTCTCCTGGGAAACTGTCCTGAAGCTGTTGGCCATCGCTCTGGTCGCCTTAGTTCCTGGAGCCCTCATTAAAAAACTTAGTCGGAAGGACCTGCATCTGAGTGCAACAAGCAGCAGCAATCATCTGAATAGCAGAAAGGTCACGTGA